One window from the genome of Eucalyptus grandis isolate ANBG69807.140 chromosome 7, ASM1654582v1, whole genome shotgun sequence encodes:
- the LOC120295768 gene encoding LEAF RUST 10 DISEASE-RESISTANCE LOCUS RECEPTOR-LIKE PROTEIN KINASE-like 1.3, with protein sequence MPNHHLLRILSPCLSLFLLFFFGSFHGVLSTFSTIYGNVSSSSQCGDIFIKYPFWTVSNAAVHHGYPGLGLSCSFGSNYPTLSLTNHTYFVTKINYINETLTLVDIDAADQRCPRARHNLTIGSLPFNYNSANVNLTFFFNCDAPPSVSSPSLDITCLQSGDKWSYVFTNMSQEEEAAFDEACHCEETVVAVVKRTEVTVGNVTEEFAAAMHAGFMLDWEAPKECNACELSGGRCAFNRNEQVMCFCDDESIHNDGSSCKGRDEICSNICDTTC encoded by the exons atgccaAACCACCACCTTCTCCGCATTCTCTCCCCGtgtctctccctcttcttactcttcttcttTGGGAGCTTCCATGGCGTCCTCTCCACTTTCTCGACCATCTACGGCAACGTCTCATCCTCATCTCAATGCGGCGATATCTTCATCAAATATCCATTCTGGACCGTCAGCAACGCTGCAGTACACCACGGCTACCCAGGTCTCGGCCTCAGTTGCTCGTTTGGCTCCAATTATCCGACTCTCTCTCTTACGAACCACACTTACTTCGTCACCAAAATCAACTACATTAACGAGACCCTGACTCTCGTCGACATCGATGCGGCCGACCAGAGGTGCCCTAGGGCCCGCCACAACCTCACAATCGGCTCGCTCCCGTTCAATTACAACTCCGCCAATGTCAAtctcaccttcttcttcaactgtgATGCTCCTCCATCGGTGTCGAGCCCCTCCTTGGACATCACTTGCTTGCAATCTGGTGATAAGTGGTCGTACGTGTTCACAAACATGAGCCAGGAGGAGGAAGCGGCGTTCGATGAGGCATGTCACTGTGAGGAGAcagtggtggcggtggtgaagCGGACTGAGGTGACGGTGGGGAATGTGACGGAGGAGTTCGCTGCGGCGATGCATGCAGGGTTCATGCTTGACTGGGAAGCGCCCAAGGAGTGCAACGCCTGCGAGCTCTCCGGCGGTCGGTGCGCGTTCAACCGGAATGAGCAGGTGATGTGCTTCTGTGACGACGAGTCAATCCACAACGACGGTTCGTCTTGCAAAGGTAGGGATGAGATTTGT TCAAATATATGTGATACTACATGCTAG
- the LOC120295523 gene encoding PR5-like receptor kinase, with amino-acid sequence MKIEGLVSLKRYTYKDIKRMTNSFKEKLGQGGYGCVYKGKLQDSQLVAVKLLKKLTSNAEEFFNEVASISRTSHVNVVSLLGFCFEGGKRALVYEFLPNGSLEKFIFNRNNTSEVDNQLSWDTLYQISLGIAHGLEYLHRGCNTRILHFDIKPHNILLDINYCPKISDFGLAKICPREESIVSLLGARGTVGYIAPELIVRNIGGVSHKSDVYSYGMMVLEMVGKRKNIEVMVDHTSEIYFPHWVHQRLELQEDLGLHGITNEGDEGIAKKMIVISLWCIQIDPRARPSMTQVVEMLKGSVEALQIPPKPTLSSPS; translated from the coding sequence ATGAAAATCGAGGGACTTGTCTCTTTAAAAAGATACACCTACAAAGACATCAAGAGAATGACCAActctttcaaagaaaagttAGGCCAGGGAGGATATGGCTGTGTGTACAAAGGCAAGCTTCAAGACAGTCAACTTGTGGCGGTGAAACTTCTTAAGAAGCTGACAAGCAATGCAGAAGAATTTTTCAATGAAGTTGCAAGCATAAGTAGGACTTCTCATGTCAATGTTGTTAGCCTCCTCGGGTTTTGTTTTGAAGGAGGCAAAAGAGCTTTGGTTTATGAGTTCTTGCCCAATGGATCACTTGAAAAGTTCATATTTAATAGGAATAATACTTCGGAGGTAGATAATCAATTGAGCTGGGACACATTGTATCAGATTTCGCTCGGCATAGCTCATGGGCTAGAGTACTTGCATAGAGGCTGCAACACAAGGATCTTGCACTTCGACATAAAGCCTCATAACATTCTCCTCGATATAAACTATTGTCCCAAGATTTCCGACTTTGGTCTTGCCAAAATATGCCCAAGAGAAGAAAGCATTGTGTCATTGCTTGGTGCCCGAGGCACTGTTGGATACATTGCTCCAGAATTGATCGTAAGGAACATTGGAGGGGTTTCTCACAAATCAGATGTCTACAGTTATGGCATGATGGTTCTGGAGATGGTCGGCAAGAGGAAAAACATTGAAGTCATGGTAGATCATACCAGCGAAATATATTTCCCCCATTGGGTCCACCAACGCCTAGAGCTCCAAGAAGACCTTGGGCTGCATGGAATCACAAATGAGGGTGACGAAGGAATCGCgaagaagatgattgtaatAAGCTTATGGTGCATTCAGATCGATCCAAGAGCTCGACCTTCTATGACCCAAGTTGTGGAGATGCTAAAAGGAAGTGTTGAGGCCTTGCAAATTCCTCCCAAACCAACCTTGTCATCTCCCTCATGA